One window from the genome of Cricetulus griseus strain 17A/GY chromosome 2, alternate assembly CriGri-PICRH-1.0, whole genome shotgun sequence encodes:
- the Tesk1 gene encoding dual specificity testis-specific protein kinase 1 isoform X2, with amino-acid sequence MAGERPPLRGPGPGEAPGEGPGGAGGGPGRGRPSSYRALRSAVSSLARVDDFDCAEKIGAGFFSEVYKVRHRQSGQVMVLKMNKLPSNRSNTLREVQLMNRLRHPNILRFMGVCVHQGQLHALTEYMNGGTLEQLLSSPEPLSWPVRLHLALDIAQGLRYLHAKGVFHRDLTSKNCLVRREDRGFTAVVGDFGLAEKIPVYREGARKEPLAVVGSPYWMAPEVLRGELYDEKADVFAFGIVLCELIARVPADPDYLPRTEDFGLDVPAFQTLVGKDCPLPFLLLAIHCCSMEPSTRAPFTEITKHLEQILEQLPEPAPLSKMLLAEAPLPYNRGSVPRGGPSATLPRPDPRLSRSRSDLFLPPSPESPPSWGDNLTRVNPFSLREDLRGGKIKLLDTPCKPATPLPLVLPSPLTSTQLPLVTTPETLVQPETPARRCRSLPSSPELPRRMETALPGPGPSPLGPSAEEKMECEGSSPEPEPPGLAPQLPLAVATDNFISTCSSASQPWSPRSGPPLNNNPPAVVVSSPQGWAGEPWNRAQHSLPRAAALERTEPSPPPSAPREPEEGLPCPGCCLGPFSFGFLSMCPRPTPAVARYRNLNCEAGSLLCHRGHHAKPPTPSLQLPGARS; translated from the exons ATGGCCGGGGAACGACCCCCACTGCGGGGCCCCGGGCCCGGAGAGGCGCCGGGGGAGGGGCCGGGGGGCGCAGGCGGAGGCCCGGGCAGGGGCCGGCCCTCCTCCTACCGGGCCCTCCGCAGCGCCGTGTCCAGCCTGGCGCGTGTGGACGATTTCGACTGCGCAGAGAAGATCGGGGCCGGTTTCTTCTCTGAGGTCTACAAG GTTCGGCACCGACAGTCGGGGCAAGTCATGGTGCTGAAGATGAACAAGCTCCCCAGTAACCGGAGCAACACGTTAAGGGAGGTGCAGCTGATGAACCGGCTCCGGCACCCTAACATCCTCAG GTTCATGGGGGTCTGTGTGCACCAGGGGCAGCTGCACGCTCTTACGGAG TATATGAATGGGGGCACCCTTGAACAGCTGCTCAGCTCCCCAGAACCCCTATCCTGGCCAGTCAGGCTCCACCTAGCTCTGGACATTGCCCAAGGCCTACGGTACCTACATGCCAAAGGTGTGTTTCACCGAGACCTCACATCCAAG aactGTCTGGTCCGAAGGGAAGACCGAGGCTTCACAGCTGTCGTGGGTGACTTTGGACTGGCTGAAAAGATTCCTGTGTATAG GGAAGGGGCAAGGAAGGAGCCATTGGCTGTGGTGGGCTCCCCATACTGGATGGCTCCAGAGGTGTTGCGAGGAGAGCTGTATGATGAGAAG GCTGACGTCTTCGCCTTTGGGATTGTTCTCTGTGAACTCATTGCCCGAGTACCTGCGGACCCTGACTACCTACCCCGTACTGAG GACTTTGGCCTGGATGTGCCTGCTTTTCAAACCCTGGTGGGAAAGGACTGCCCGCTGCCTTTCCTGCTTCTGGCTATCCACTGCTGCAGC ATGGAACCCAGCACCCGTGCCCCCTTTACTGAAATCACCAAGCACCTGGAACAGATCCTGGAGCAGCTGCCTGAGCCTGCTCCCCTCTCCAAGATGCTCCTTGCTGAGGCTCCCTTGCCATACAATCGGG GGTCTGTTCCAAGAGGAGGTCCCTCTGCCACACTTCCCAGGCCAGACCCCCGGCTCTCCCGCAGCCGGTCAGACCTCTTCCTGCCACCTTCACCAGAATCACCCCCCAGTTGGGGGGACAATCTAACACGAGTCAACCCTTTCTCTCTACGGGAAGACCTCAGGGGTGGCAAGATCAAACTCCTGGACACACCCTGCAAGCCGGCCACTCCGCTACCCCTGGTACTGCCGTCGCCACTGACCTCTACCCAGCTGCCCTTGGTGACCACTCCAGAGACCCTGGTCCAGCCTGAGACGCCTGCCCGCCGCTGCCGCTCTCTACCTTCATCCCCCGAGCTCCCCCGAAGGATGGAGACTGCACTGCCAGGTCCTGGCCCTTCTCCCTTgggcccctcagctgaagaaaagATGGAGTGTGAGGGCAGCAGCCCTGAGCCAGAACCCCCAGGGCTAGCTCCCCAGCTGCCTCTGGCTGTGGCCACTGACAACTTCATCAGTACTTGTTCCTCAGCCTCTCAACCCTGGTCTCCCAGATCAGGACCTCCCCTCAATAATAACCCCCCTGCTGTGGTGGTCAGTTCCCCACAAGGATGGGCTGGGGAGCCCTGGAACCGAGCACAGCATAGCCTTCCCCGGGCAGCAGCCCTGGAGCGGACAGAACCCTCGCCACCCCCATCAGCTCCCCGGGAGCCCGAGGAGGGCCTGCCCTGCCCTGGCTGCTGCCTTGGTCCCTTCAGCTTTGGCTTCCTATCCATGTGTCCCCGCCCCACCCCAGCTGTTGCCCGATACCGCAACCTGAACTGTGAGGCGGGCAGTCTTCTCTGCCACCGAGGGCACCATGCTAAGCCACCCACACCCAGCCTGCAGCTGCCTGGGGCACGCTCTTAG